A single region of the Nitrospirota bacterium genome encodes:
- a CDS encoding TlyA family RNA methyltransferase, which translates to MKDRLDKIMVDTGLVKSRERARALIMEGNVLVDGSPVTKAGAMINSASSITLKSGDIPYVSRGGLKLKAAIDFFNINLKDKTAMDVGSSTGGFTDCMLQMGAKKIYCIDVGYGQIAWLLKNDPRVILLERTNIRHLERKKIPDIIDIATIDVSFISLTKVIPKVLEFLKESGEILALVKPQFEVGKGEVGKGGIVREEEKRLAAVDFVRTEIEAAGLHTVGVFESPVAGQKGNIEYFLYLKKG; encoded by the coding sequence ATGAAAGACAGGCTTGATAAGATAATGGTTGACACAGGGCTTGTTAAGAGCAGAGAGCGGGCAAGGGCCTTGATAATGGAAGGCAATGTCCTTGTTGACGGCTCTCCTGTTACAAAGGCAGGCGCTATGATAAACAGCGCATCCTCAATCACCCTGAAGTCAGGGGATATCCCTTATGTAAGCCGCGGAGGTTTAAAACTCAAGGCTGCCATAGATTTTTTCAACATAAACTTAAAAGATAAAACAGCAATGGACGTCGGCTCATCAACGGGTGGTTTTACTGACTGCATGCTCCAGATGGGAGCAAAAAAAATATATTGCATTGACGTCGGTTACGGACAAATCGCATGGCTTTTAAAGAATGATCCGAGGGTTATCCTTCTTGAAAGGACCAATATCAGGCATCTTGAACGGAAAAAGATTCCTGATATTATTGACATCGCAACGATTGACGTCTCTTTCATATCTCTTACAAAGGTTATTCCCAAAGTGTTAGAATTCCTGAAAGAGAGCGGCGAGATACTTGCGCTTGTAAAACCTCAGTTTGAAGTCGGCAAAGGAGAGGTAGGCAAGGGCGGCATTGTGAGGGAAGAAGAAAAAAGGCTCGCGGCAGTTGATTTTGTGAGAACAGAGATAGAGGCTGCCGGACTGCACACTGTCGGCGTGTTTGAATCGCCTGTTGCAGGACAGAAAGGCAATATAGAATATTTCCTGTATTTGAAGAAGGGATAA
- a CDS encoding MotA/TolQ/ExbB proton channel family protein — translation MQHSAIQLILQAGYVVKVVLLILLFFSVVSWAIIFYKYRYLSRANKETDVFLRSYRAGRDLKGLLTAARALNLSPLANIFKFTSSENIVDKAEIKRSLRRFSALESAKLEKYLSFLATTGSTTPFIGLFGTVWGIMNAFRGIGAAGSASLAVVAPGIAEALITTAAGLAAAIPAVIAYNYYLSRARGLIIEMEDFSEELLDFFSKGTE, via the coding sequence ATGCAACACTCTGCAATACAATTGATTCTTCAGGCAGGCTATGTGGTTAAAGTGGTATTGCTTATCCTGCTGTTTTTCTCTGTCGTATCATGGGCCATCATTTTTTATAAATACCGCTACCTTTCAAGGGCTAACAAAGAGACAGACGTATTCCTGAGATCATACAGGGCAGGCCGTGACCTGAAAGGGCTTTTAACTGCCGCCCGAGCCCTTAATCTCAGCCCTCTGGCAAATATATTTAAATTTACATCCTCAGAAAATATTGTTGACAAAGCTGAGATTAAACGGTCGCTCAGAAGATTCTCAGCGCTTGAGTCAGCAAAACTTGAGAAATACCTGAGTTTCCTCGCAACCACAGGTTCTACCACGCCGTTCATCGGCCTGTTCGGAACTGTCTGGGGAATAATGAATGCCTTCAGAGGGATAGGCGCAGCAGGCTCGGCATCATTGGCAGTCGTTGCTCCGGGCATTGCAGAGGCCTTGATTACAACAGCCGCTGGACTTGCTGCTGCAATCCCTGCTGTAATCGCCTATAACTATTATCTGAGCAGGGCGCGGGGGCTGATTATAGAGATGGAGGACTTCTCCGAAGAACTCCTTGACTTCTTTTCTAAGGGAACAGAATGA
- the tolR gene encoding protein TolR, with protein MKADRNRGVLSEINVTPFVDVMLVLLIIFMVTAPLLQQGIDVNLPQAKGKDLPPEERITLIVKKDGIVFMNDKPMSMSEIKQKLTAISKLNPNVFLKADKDVSYGFVVQVMSDIKEAGIEKLGMITEPKINIEGK; from the coding sequence ATGAAGGCCGACAGAAACAGAGGCGTGCTTTCAGAGATAAATGTAACGCCCTTCGTGGACGTAATGCTCGTGCTGCTCATAATCTTTATGGTAACGGCGCCATTGCTCCAGCAGGGCATTGATGTAAATCTTCCTCAGGCAAAAGGCAAAGACCTGCCTCCTGAAGAAAGAATAACGCTTATCGTTAAAAAAGACGGTATTGTTTTTATGAATGACAAACCTATGTCCATGTCTGAGATAAAGCAGAAGCTTACGGCAATCAGCAAATTAAATCCGAATGTCTTTCTTAAAGCTGATAAGGATGTGTCTTACGGCTTTGTTGTTCAGGTGATGAGCGACATAAAGGAGGCAGGGATAGAGAAACTCGGAATGATAACCGAGCCCAAGATAAACATAGAAGGGAAATGA
- a CDS encoding TonB family protein, translating into MKEPSLPVTAFFSFLLHVTFIFTALITIKNANHFALPSAYIVSLVSPEESRRPGQGKEVTAVQPDEPEQKMKLPSEPSKSKASEDAKQYSSDRIAALEATRKAKRVVKLRNMVSIKGADKEGKDTKEISPPVKNGGNETLILEGYSEKIGKEIRQRWAFPEAWGKNLEAVISVTIMSNGTVKINSVEKSSGNVLFDRSVLRAINKASPVSPPPHEMEIGLRFTP; encoded by the coding sequence ATGAAGGAGCCAAGCCTTCCAGTTACGGCATTCTTCTCTTTTTTGCTTCACGTGACTTTTATCTTTACAGCGCTGATAACAATTAAAAATGCAAATCACTTCGCGCTGCCCTCTGCGTATATTGTAAGCCTTGTCAGTCCTGAAGAAAGCAGACGGCCAGGTCAGGGCAAAGAAGTGACGGCCGTGCAGCCGGATGAACCTGAACAAAAAATGAAACTGCCTTCAGAGCCTTCAAAAAGCAAAGCCTCAGAGGATGCAAAACAATATAGCTCGGACAGAATCGCAGCATTGGAGGCAACAAGAAAGGCAAAGCGCGTTGTTAAACTGAGAAACATGGTTTCCATCAAGGGCGCAGACAAGGAAGGAAAAGACACAAAAGAAATCTCTCCGCCTGTAAAAAATGGAGGCAATGAAACTTTAATATTAGAAGGTTATTCTGAAAAAATAGGAAAAGAGATAAGACAGCGCTGGGCCTTTCCCGAGGCCTGGGGGAAAAACCTTGAGGCAGTAATCTCGGTAACGATAATGTCGAACGGAACTGTTAAGATAAACAGTGTCGAAAAAAGCTCGGGCAATGTCCTCTTTGACCGCTCTGTCCTGAGAGCCATTAATAAAGCAAGCCCTGTTTCTCCTCCGCCGCATGAGATGGAAATAGGATTGAGGTTTACGCCATGA
- the tolB gene encoding Tol-Pal system beta propeller repeat protein TolB produces MKEKFRVSSFFKKLFTVHCSLFTVFLLFTIHCSLFTAAEAKIYIDITSPAIKKLPIAIQEFSGTEGKQMADIIREDLEFTGFFLSIDRAAYIEKSAEAFNPKNWAVIGAEAVIKGTVRGEQNLTAIVSLYDTSEGREVLRKEYKGAKASIRRLGHSIASDIYQHITGEKGIFGTKVAFVAEDEGKKGLYLMDWDGTGIKQLGIKGNFVLRPHWSQDGSRIVYSSERGGQWGIYLLDFTKMTEKKVFASRGLNIAGNFSPDGDEVMFSSSQDETYGLYNLRISDSKLTRITSSRWIEISPAVSPDGKLVAFVSDRGGTPQIYIMNRNGYDTRRLTFEGSYNTSPSWSPDNKRIVFVGRVSGKQQIFIISPDGSALTQLTDKSNNEDPSFSPDGRFIIFSSNRNGGSGIYIMRANGESQKKITPPWLRAFGPRWSPN; encoded by the coding sequence ATGAAAGAAAAGTTTAGAGTTAGCAGTTTTTTCAAAAAACTGTTCACTGTTCACTGTTCACTGTTCACTGTTTTTTTGCTGTTCACTATTCACTGTTCACTATTCACTGCTGCTGAAGCAAAGATATACATTGACATAACCTCTCCTGCAATAAAAAAACTTCCGATTGCTATTCAGGAATTCAGCGGCACAGAGGGGAAACAGATGGCAGACATCATAAGAGAGGACCTTGAGTTTACGGGTTTTTTCCTCTCCATTGACAGGGCTGCCTATATAGAAAAATCTGCCGAGGCTTTCAATCCCAAAAACTGGGCTGTAATCGGAGCAGAGGCTGTTATAAAGGGAACTGTGCGCGGAGAACAAAACCTTACAGCAATCGTATCGCTTTATGATACAAGCGAAGGCAGAGAGGTCTTAAGGAAAGAATACAAAGGAGCAAAGGCTTCCATAAGGCGTCTTGGCCACAGCATTGCAAGCGATATATACCAGCATATTACAGGAGAAAAAGGGATATTCGGGACAAAGGTGGCATTCGTTGCAGAAGACGAGGGCAAAAAAGGTCTCTATCTGATGGACTGGGACGGCACAGGCATTAAACAGCTTGGGATTAAAGGGAATTTCGTCCTCAGGCCGCACTGGTCGCAGGACGGCAGCAGAATCGTTTACTCATCTGAAAGGGGTGGACAATGGGGAATATATTTGTTAGACTTTACGAAAATGACAGAAAAAAAAGTTTTTGCCTCCAGAGGGCTTAATATCGCAGGCAATTTTTCACCTGACGGAGATGAGGTTATGTTTTCATCATCGCAGGATGAAACGTATGGTTTATATAATTTAAGAATTTCAGATTCAAAACTTACAAGGATAACCTCTTCAAGATGGATAGAGATTTCGCCTGCTGTCTCGCCTGACGGAAAACTCGTTGCATTTGTATCAGACCGCGGCGGGACTCCCCAGATATATATAATGAACAGGAACGGATATGACACAAGAAGACTGACATTTGAGGGCTCGTACAATACCTCGCCAAGCTGGTCGCCTGACAACAAGAGGATTGTGTTCGTCGGCAGAGTCTCAGGCAAGCAACAGATTTTCATTATCTCGCCTGACGGTTCAGCGCTTACCCAGCTCACAGACAAAAGCAATAACGAAGACCCTTCCTTTTCTCCTGATGGAAGGTTTATAATATTTTCTTCTAACAGAAACGGAGGCAGCGGGATTTACATAATGAGGGCAAACGGCGAATCGCAAAAAAAAATAACACCGCCATGGTTACGGGCCTTTGGCCCAAGGTGGTCACCGAATTAA
- the pal gene encoding peptidoglycan-associated lipoprotein Pal, translating into MKRIFLLVLALVLVFAGCAKRAVTTPVEQEAPKETAQKAATPVKAEEPVMAKAEPKKVETMPVREITEAKSSQFGNIHFDFDKYTIREDAKPSLKAVADWLIKNKDAKMILEGHCDERGTNEYNLALGEKRAKAARDYIVSAGVTKNRLDTISYGEEKPLCKEQTEDCWQKNRRVQFVNQTSSGKAGK; encoded by the coding sequence ATGAAAAGGATTTTTTTGTTGGTCTTGGCTTTAGTTTTAGTTTTCGCAGGATGTGCAAAAAGGGCGGTAACCACGCCTGTTGAGCAGGAAGCGCCAAAGGAAACAGCTCAAAAGGCAGCAACACCGGTGAAGGCAGAAGAGCCGGTTATGGCAAAGGCAGAGCCTAAGAAGGTAGAAACTATGCCGGTAAGGGAAATTACAGAGGCAAAATCTTCCCAGTTCGGAAATATACATTTTGATTTTGACAAATACACTATAAGGGAAGATGCAAAGCCAAGCCTGAAGGCTGTAGCAGACTGGCTTATAAAAAACAAGGATGCAAAAATGATACTTGAAGGGCACTGTGACGAGAGAGGGACTAATGAATACAATCTTGCGCTCGGAGAAAAAAGGGCAAAAGCTGCAAGGGATTACATCGTATCAGCAGGCGTGACAAAGAACAGGCTTGACACAATAAGTTACGGCGAGGAGAAACCGCTCTGCAAAGAGCAGACTGAAGACTGCTGGCAGAAAAACAGAAGGGTGCAGTTTGTAAATCAAACCTCATCCGGGAAAGCAGGCAAATAA
- the ybgF gene encoding tol-pal system protein YbgF — protein sequence MKGFVLILLLFVAGCAIGEFEVMKADVNQLKKDSYDIKKETSETKSAFKTELADIKEKSAKEDSLNAIRESMVSLRSEVSGISKDLQSLTGRFDENKYFIDKSLKDKSSEMDLLRAQITALETQVKEMQAKLSPKTDTDAAPKDKIDGKKEKKSETEEAKNPVKAYEAAYASFKNKKYKEAREKFDMFQKEFPKDKLAGNAQFCIAEAYYAEEDYAGAIVEYDALLEKYPKSEKAPAALLKQGYSFIEMGDKKAARGILEQLKEKYPKSKEALLAKKKLEELNKKSKK from the coding sequence GTGAAAGGGTTTGTTCTAATTCTTTTGTTGTTTGTTGCAGGATGTGCAATAGGCGAGTTTGAGGTAATGAAGGCTGACGTTAATCAGCTGAAAAAAGATTCCTATGATATAAAGAAAGAGACCTCAGAGACAAAATCTGCATTTAAGACAGAGCTTGCTGATATCAAAGAAAAATCAGCAAAAGAGGACTCGCTTAATGCCATAAGAGAAAGTATGGTGTCACTACGCTCCGAGGTCTCAGGAATCTCTAAAGACCTTCAATCTTTGACAGGAAGGTTTGATGAGAATAAATATTTTATTGACAAGTCTCTGAAAGATAAATCTTCAGAGATGGACCTGTTGCGCGCACAGATAACCGCACTTGAAACACAGGTGAAGGAAATGCAGGCAAAACTCTCTCCAAAAACAGATACGGATGCCGCGCCAAAAGACAAAATAGATGGGAAAAAAGAAAAGAAATCTGAAACTGAAGAGGCAAAAAACCCTGTAAAGGCATATGAAGCAGCCTACGCCTCTTTCAAAAACAAAAAATACAAAGAGGCGCGAGAAAAATTTGATATGTTCCAGAAGGAATTTCCGAAAGATAAGCTTGCGGGCAATGCCCAGTTCTGTATAGCTGAAGCCTATTACGCTGAAGAAGACTACGCTGGCGCAATTGTTGAATATGATGCGCTTCTGGAAAAGTATCCTAAAAGCGAGAAGGCTCCGGCTGCTCTTTTAAAACAGGGTTATTCATTCATTGAGATGGGAGATAAGAAAGCTGCAAGAGGAATTCTTGAGCAGCTTAAAGAAAAATACCCAAAATCCAAAGAAGCTCTGCTCGCAAAGAAAAAATTGGAGGAGCTGAACAAAAAGAGTAAAAAGTAA
- the moaA gene encoding GTP 3',8-cyclase MoaA — MRDKFNRTIDYMRISVTDRCNLRCVYCMPSDGLRLIEHKEILSYEEILRIIRIASGLGVRKIRITGGEPLARKDITSLTSSIKNIPGIEDLSITTNGILLEKYAEKLIESGVDRVNVSLDSLRPERFKEITRGGDINVVLRGIETARKSGLLPVKINMIPIKGLNGDEIIDFARITLNSDYHVRFIEFMPFGSRGFWSADKYISRDEIKAAVETLGPLTPVRVRKNGPSKYFRLEDAQGVIGFISAITHHFCEECNRLRLTSNGKLKPCLFSETEIDLKPALRGGAPDDEIERLLRLAIEIKPERHHISDRSDLNTFQAMSQIGG, encoded by the coding sequence GTGAGAGATAAGTTTAACAGAACAATAGACTATATGCGCATATCCGTCACTGACAGATGCAATTTGCGCTGTGTCTATTGCATGCCTTCTGACGGACTGCGCCTGATAGAGCACAAAGAGATTCTGTCTTACGAAGAGATACTAAGAATAATAAGAATAGCTTCGGGGCTCGGCGTCAGAAAAATCAGGATAACAGGCGGCGAGCCCTTGGCAAGAAAAGACATTACGAGCCTGACTTCCTCAATAAAAAATATCCCCGGCATAGAAGACCTCAGCATTACAACAAACGGCATCCTGCTTGAGAAGTATGCGGAAAAGCTCATAGAGTCAGGCGTTGACAGGGTCAATGTAAGCCTTGATTCGCTCAGGCCTGAAAGGTTTAAAGAGATAACAAGGGGCGGGGATATTAACGTTGTTCTACGCGGGATAGAAACTGCAAGGAAAAGCGGGCTGCTGCCTGTAAAGATAAACATGATTCCTATAAAGGGGCTTAACGGAGATGAGATAATAGACTTTGCAAGAATAACCCTGAACAGCGACTATCATGTCAGGTTTATAGAGTTCATGCCTTTTGGAAGCCGCGGGTTCTGGAGCGCGGACAAATATATATCCCGCGATGAGATAAAGGCTGCTGTTGAGACCTTGGGTCCGCTTACGCCTGTGCGCGTAAGAAAAAACGGGCCTTCAAAATATTTCAGGCTTGAAGATGCGCAGGGTGTCATCGGCTTCATAAGCGCAATAACCCACCACTTCTGCGAAGAGTGCAACCGCCTGAGACTGACTTCAAACGGGAAATTGAAACCGTGTTTATTCTCTGAAACAGAGATTGATTTAAAGCCTGCATTAAGAGGCGGCGCTCCTGATGACGAAATAGAGCGTCTCCTCAGGCTTGCAATTGAAATAAAGCCCGAAAGGCACCATATCAGCGACCGAAGCGACCTTAATACCTTTCAGGCAATGTCACAAATCGGCGGATAA